One Engystomops pustulosus chromosome 11, aEngPut4.maternal, whole genome shotgun sequence DNA window includes the following coding sequences:
- the LDB1 gene encoding LIM domain-binding protein 1 isoform X6 has product MSVGCACPGCSSKSFKLYSPKEPPNGNAFPPFHPGTMLDRDVGPTPMYPPTYLEPGIGRHTPYGNQTDYRIFELNKRLQNWTEECDNLWWDAFTTEFFEDDAMLTITFCLEDGPKRYTIGRTLIPRYFRSIFEGGATELYYVLKHPKESFHNNFVSLDCDQCTMVTQHGKPMFTQVCVEGRLYLEFMFDDMMRIKTWHFSIRQHRELIPRSILAMHAQDPQMLDQLSKNITRCGLTNSTLNYLRLCVILEPMQELMSRHKTYSLSPRDCLKTCLFQKWQRMVAPPAEPARQAPNKRRKRKMSGGSTMSSGGGNTNNSNSKKKSPASTFALSSQATAFP; this is encoded by the exons GCTGTTCCTCCAAGTCATTCAAGCTGTACTCGCCAAAGGAGCCCCCCAACGGCAACGCCTTTCCCCCCTTCCACCCAGGCACAATGCTGGATCGAGATGTGGG GCCGACTCCAATGTATCCTCCGACATACCTGGAGCCCGGGATAGG GAGACATACGCCGTATGGGAACCAGACAGACTACAGAATATTTGAGTTGAACAAACGTCTGCAAAATTGGACGGAG GAATGTGACAATCTCTGGTGGGACGCCTTCACCACGGAGTTCTTTGAAGATGACGCCATGCTGACCATCACTTTTTGCTTGGAAGACGGACCAAAGAGATACA CAATCGGGCGGACGCTGATTCCCCGCTATTTCCGCAGTATATTCGAAGGTGGCGCCACTGAGCTCTACTACGTCCTGAAGCACCCAAAGGAGTCATTCCACAATAACTTTGTCTCTTTGGACTGTGATCAGTGCACAATGGTCACACAGCACGGCAAGCCCATGTTCACACAG GTTTGCGTAGAGGGCAGGTTATACCTGGAGTTCATGTTTGATGACATGATGAGGATAAAAACGTGGCATTTCAGCATCCGGCAACATCGAGAGCTTATTCCCCGCAGTATCCTGGCCATGCAT gcCCAGGACCCCCAAATGTTGGACCAGTTGTCAAAGAACATCACAAGATGTGGACTTACAAACTCTACGCTTAACTACCTCCGG CTGTGTGTAATTCTGGAGCCCATGCAGGAGCTCATGTCCAGGCACAAGACATACAGTCTAAGCCCCAGAGACTGCTTAAAGACGTGTCTATTTCAGAAATGGCAACGGATGGTGGCGCCACCCG CCGAACCAGCCCGACAGGCTCCtaataagaggaggaaaaggaagatgtCAGGGGGGAGCACAATGAGCTCTGGAGGGGGCAACACAAACAACAGTAACAGTAAGAAGAAAAGTCCGGCCAGTACCTTCGCCCTCTCCAGCCAG GCCACAGCTTTCCCCTGA
- the LDB1 gene encoding LIM domain-binding protein 1 isoform X3 — MSVGCACPGCSSKSFKLYSPKEPPNGNAFPPFHPGTMLDRDVGPTPMYPPTYLEPGIGRHTPYGNQTDYRIFELNKRLQNWTEECDNLWWDAFTTEFFEDDAMLTITFCLEDGPKRYTIGRTLIPRYFRSIFEGGATELYYVLKHPKESFHNNFVSLDCDQCTMVTQHGKPMFTQVCVEGRLYLEFMFDDMMRIKTWHFSIRQHRELIPRSILAMHAQDPQMLDQLSKNITRCGLTNSTLNYLRLCVILEPMQELMSRHKTYSLSPRDCLKTCLFQKWQRMVAPPAEPARQAPNKRRKRKMSGGSTMSSGGGNTNNSNSKKKSPASTFALSSQDVMVVGEPTLMGGEFGDEDERLITRLENTQFDAANGIDDEDSFNNSPALGANSPWNSKPPSSQESKSENPTSQASQ; from the exons GCTGTTCCTCCAAGTCATTCAAGCTGTACTCGCCAAAGGAGCCCCCCAACGGCAACGCCTTTCCCCCCTTCCACCCAGGCACAATGCTGGATCGAGATGTGGG GCCGACTCCAATGTATCCTCCGACATACCTGGAGCCCGGGATAGG GAGACATACGCCGTATGGGAACCAGACAGACTACAGAATATTTGAGTTGAACAAACGTCTGCAAAATTGGACGGAG GAATGTGACAATCTCTGGTGGGACGCCTTCACCACGGAGTTCTTTGAAGATGACGCCATGCTGACCATCACTTTTTGCTTGGAAGACGGACCAAAGAGATACA CAATCGGGCGGACGCTGATTCCCCGCTATTTCCGCAGTATATTCGAAGGTGGCGCCACTGAGCTCTACTACGTCCTGAAGCACCCAAAGGAGTCATTCCACAATAACTTTGTCTCTTTGGACTGTGATCAGTGCACAATGGTCACACAGCACGGCAAGCCCATGTTCACACAG GTTTGCGTAGAGGGCAGGTTATACCTGGAGTTCATGTTTGATGACATGATGAGGATAAAAACGTGGCATTTCAGCATCCGGCAACATCGAGAGCTTATTCCCCGCAGTATCCTGGCCATGCAT gcCCAGGACCCCCAAATGTTGGACCAGTTGTCAAAGAACATCACAAGATGTGGACTTACAAACTCTACGCTTAACTACCTCCGG CTGTGTGTAATTCTGGAGCCCATGCAGGAGCTCATGTCCAGGCACAAGACATACAGTCTAAGCCCCAGAGACTGCTTAAAGACGTGTCTATTTCAGAAATGGCAACGGATGGTGGCGCCACCCG CCGAACCAGCCCGACAGGCTCCtaataagaggaggaaaaggaagatgtCAGGGGGGAGCACAATGAGCTCTGGAGGGGGCAACACAAACAACAGTAACAGTAAGAAGAAAAGTCCGGCCAGTACCTTCGCCCTCTCCAGCCAG GATGTAATGGTGGTGGGCGAACCAACCCTTATGGGTGGAGAATTCGGGGATGAAGATGAGCGACTGATAACCCGCCTGGAGAACACTCAGTTTGATGCTGCCAATGGAATTGATGACGAGGATAGCTTCAATAACTCCCCCGCGTTAGGCGCCAACAGCCCCTGGAACAGCAAACCACCCTCAAGCCAAGAAAGCAAATCGGAGAACCCAACCTCACAGGCTTCACAGTAA
- the LDB1 gene encoding LIM domain-binding protein 1 isoform X1 produces the protein MSVGCACPGCSSKSFKLYSPKEPPNGNAFPPFHPGTMLDRDVGPTPMYPPTYLEPGIGRHTPYGNQTDYRIFELNKRLQNWTEECDNLWWDAFTTEFFEDDAMLTITFCLEDGPKRYTIGRTLIPRYFRSIFEGGATELYYVLKHPKESFHNNFVSLDCDQCTMVTQHGKPMFTQVCVEGRLYLEFMFDDMMRIKTWHFSIRQHRELIPRSILAMHAQDPQMLDQLSKNITRCGLTNSTLNYLRLCVILEPMQELMSRHKTYSLSPRDCLKTCLFQKWQRMVAPPAEPARQAPNKRRKRKMSGGSTMSSGGGNTNNSNSKKKSPASTFALSSQVPDVMVVGEPTLMGGEFGDEDERLITRLENTQFDAANGIDDEDSFNNSPALGANSPWNSKPPSSQESKSENPTSQASQ, from the exons GCTGTTCCTCCAAGTCATTCAAGCTGTACTCGCCAAAGGAGCCCCCCAACGGCAACGCCTTTCCCCCCTTCCACCCAGGCACAATGCTGGATCGAGATGTGGG GCCGACTCCAATGTATCCTCCGACATACCTGGAGCCCGGGATAGG GAGACATACGCCGTATGGGAACCAGACAGACTACAGAATATTTGAGTTGAACAAACGTCTGCAAAATTGGACGGAG GAATGTGACAATCTCTGGTGGGACGCCTTCACCACGGAGTTCTTTGAAGATGACGCCATGCTGACCATCACTTTTTGCTTGGAAGACGGACCAAAGAGATACA CAATCGGGCGGACGCTGATTCCCCGCTATTTCCGCAGTATATTCGAAGGTGGCGCCACTGAGCTCTACTACGTCCTGAAGCACCCAAAGGAGTCATTCCACAATAACTTTGTCTCTTTGGACTGTGATCAGTGCACAATGGTCACACAGCACGGCAAGCCCATGTTCACACAG GTTTGCGTAGAGGGCAGGTTATACCTGGAGTTCATGTTTGATGACATGATGAGGATAAAAACGTGGCATTTCAGCATCCGGCAACATCGAGAGCTTATTCCCCGCAGTATCCTGGCCATGCAT gcCCAGGACCCCCAAATGTTGGACCAGTTGTCAAAGAACATCACAAGATGTGGACTTACAAACTCTACGCTTAACTACCTCCGG CTGTGTGTAATTCTGGAGCCCATGCAGGAGCTCATGTCCAGGCACAAGACATACAGTCTAAGCCCCAGAGACTGCTTAAAGACGTGTCTATTTCAGAAATGGCAACGGATGGTGGCGCCACCCG CCGAACCAGCCCGACAGGCTCCtaataagaggaggaaaaggaagatgtCAGGGGGGAGCACAATGAGCTCTGGAGGGGGCAACACAAACAACAGTAACAGTAAGAAGAAAAGTCCGGCCAGTACCTTCGCCCTCTCCAGCCAGGTACCT GATGTAATGGTGGTGGGCGAACCAACCCTTATGGGTGGAGAATTCGGGGATGAAGATGAGCGACTGATAACCCGCCTGGAGAACACTCAGTTTGATGCTGCCAATGGAATTGATGACGAGGATAGCTTCAATAACTCCCCCGCGTTAGGCGCCAACAGCCCCTGGAACAGCAAACCACCCTCAAGCCAAGAAAGCAAATCGGAGAACCCAACCTCACAGGCTTCACAGTAA
- the LDB1 gene encoding LIM domain-binding protein 1 isoform X4 yields the protein MLDRDVGPTPMYPPTYLEPGIGRHTPYGNQTDYRIFELNKRLQNWTEECDNLWWDAFTTEFFEDDAMLTITFCLEDGPKRYTIGRTLIPRYFRSIFEGGATELYYVLKHPKESFHNNFVSLDCDQCTMVTQHGKPMFTQVCVEGRLYLEFMFDDMMRIKTWHFSIRQHRELIPRSILAMHAQDPQMLDQLSKNITRCGLTNSTLNYLRLCVILEPMQELMSRHKTYSLSPRDCLKTCLFQKWQRMVAPPAEPARQAPNKRRKRKMSGGSTMSSGGGNTNNSNSKKKSPASTFALSSQVPDVMVVGEPTLMGGEFGDEDERLITRLENTQFDAANGIDDEDSFNNSPALGANSPWNSKPPSSQESKSENPTSQASQ from the exons ATGCTGGATCGAGATGTGGG GCCGACTCCAATGTATCCTCCGACATACCTGGAGCCCGGGATAGG GAGACATACGCCGTATGGGAACCAGACAGACTACAGAATATTTGAGTTGAACAAACGTCTGCAAAATTGGACGGAG GAATGTGACAATCTCTGGTGGGACGCCTTCACCACGGAGTTCTTTGAAGATGACGCCATGCTGACCATCACTTTTTGCTTGGAAGACGGACCAAAGAGATACA CAATCGGGCGGACGCTGATTCCCCGCTATTTCCGCAGTATATTCGAAGGTGGCGCCACTGAGCTCTACTACGTCCTGAAGCACCCAAAGGAGTCATTCCACAATAACTTTGTCTCTTTGGACTGTGATCAGTGCACAATGGTCACACAGCACGGCAAGCCCATGTTCACACAG GTTTGCGTAGAGGGCAGGTTATACCTGGAGTTCATGTTTGATGACATGATGAGGATAAAAACGTGGCATTTCAGCATCCGGCAACATCGAGAGCTTATTCCCCGCAGTATCCTGGCCATGCAT gcCCAGGACCCCCAAATGTTGGACCAGTTGTCAAAGAACATCACAAGATGTGGACTTACAAACTCTACGCTTAACTACCTCCGG CTGTGTGTAATTCTGGAGCCCATGCAGGAGCTCATGTCCAGGCACAAGACATACAGTCTAAGCCCCAGAGACTGCTTAAAGACGTGTCTATTTCAGAAATGGCAACGGATGGTGGCGCCACCCG CCGAACCAGCCCGACAGGCTCCtaataagaggaggaaaaggaagatgtCAGGGGGGAGCACAATGAGCTCTGGAGGGGGCAACACAAACAACAGTAACAGTAAGAAGAAAAGTCCGGCCAGTACCTTCGCCCTCTCCAGCCAGGTACCT GATGTAATGGTGGTGGGCGAACCAACCCTTATGGGTGGAGAATTCGGGGATGAAGATGAGCGACTGATAACCCGCCTGGAGAACACTCAGTTTGATGCTGCCAATGGAATTGATGACGAGGATAGCTTCAATAACTCCCCCGCGTTAGGCGCCAACAGCCCCTGGAACAGCAAACCACCCTCAAGCCAAGAAAGCAAATCGGAGAACCCAACCTCACAGGCTTCACAGTAA
- the LDB1 gene encoding LIM domain-binding protein 1 isoform X5, producing the protein MSVGCACPGCSSKSFKLYSPKEPPNGNAFPPFHPGTMLDRDVGPTPMYPPTYLEPGIGRHTPYGNQTDYRIFELNKRLQNWTEECDNLWWDAFTTEFFEDDAMLTITFCLEDGPKRYTIGRTLIPRYFRSIFEGGATELYYVLKHPKESFHNNFVSLDCDQCTMVTQHGKPMFTQVCVEGRLYLEFMFDDMMRIKTWHFSIRQHRELIPRSILAMHAQDPQMLDQLSKNITRCGLTNSTLNYLRLCVILEPMQELMSRHKTYSLSPRDCLKTCLFQKWQRMVAPPAEPARQAPNKRRKRKMSGGSTMSSGGGNTNNSNSKKKSPASTFALSSQVPATAFP; encoded by the exons GCTGTTCCTCCAAGTCATTCAAGCTGTACTCGCCAAAGGAGCCCCCCAACGGCAACGCCTTTCCCCCCTTCCACCCAGGCACAATGCTGGATCGAGATGTGGG GCCGACTCCAATGTATCCTCCGACATACCTGGAGCCCGGGATAGG GAGACATACGCCGTATGGGAACCAGACAGACTACAGAATATTTGAGTTGAACAAACGTCTGCAAAATTGGACGGAG GAATGTGACAATCTCTGGTGGGACGCCTTCACCACGGAGTTCTTTGAAGATGACGCCATGCTGACCATCACTTTTTGCTTGGAAGACGGACCAAAGAGATACA CAATCGGGCGGACGCTGATTCCCCGCTATTTCCGCAGTATATTCGAAGGTGGCGCCACTGAGCTCTACTACGTCCTGAAGCACCCAAAGGAGTCATTCCACAATAACTTTGTCTCTTTGGACTGTGATCAGTGCACAATGGTCACACAGCACGGCAAGCCCATGTTCACACAG GTTTGCGTAGAGGGCAGGTTATACCTGGAGTTCATGTTTGATGACATGATGAGGATAAAAACGTGGCATTTCAGCATCCGGCAACATCGAGAGCTTATTCCCCGCAGTATCCTGGCCATGCAT gcCCAGGACCCCCAAATGTTGGACCAGTTGTCAAAGAACATCACAAGATGTGGACTTACAAACTCTACGCTTAACTACCTCCGG CTGTGTGTAATTCTGGAGCCCATGCAGGAGCTCATGTCCAGGCACAAGACATACAGTCTAAGCCCCAGAGACTGCTTAAAGACGTGTCTATTTCAGAAATGGCAACGGATGGTGGCGCCACCCG CCGAACCAGCCCGACAGGCTCCtaataagaggaggaaaaggaagatgtCAGGGGGGAGCACAATGAGCTCTGGAGGGGGCAACACAAACAACAGTAACAGTAAGAAGAAAAGTCCGGCCAGTACCTTCGCCCTCTCCAGCCAGGTACCT GCCACAGCTTTCCCCTGA
- the LDB1 gene encoding LIM domain-binding protein 1 isoform X2, which produces MAEDFDIAGCSSKSFKLYSPKEPPNGNAFPPFHPGTMLDRDVGPTPMYPPTYLEPGIGRHTPYGNQTDYRIFELNKRLQNWTEECDNLWWDAFTTEFFEDDAMLTITFCLEDGPKRYTIGRTLIPRYFRSIFEGGATELYYVLKHPKESFHNNFVSLDCDQCTMVTQHGKPMFTQVCVEGRLYLEFMFDDMMRIKTWHFSIRQHRELIPRSILAMHAQDPQMLDQLSKNITRCGLTNSTLNYLRLCVILEPMQELMSRHKTYSLSPRDCLKTCLFQKWQRMVAPPAEPARQAPNKRRKRKMSGGSTMSSGGGNTNNSNSKKKSPASTFALSSQVPDVMVVGEPTLMGGEFGDEDERLITRLENTQFDAANGIDDEDSFNNSPALGANSPWNSKPPSSQESKSENPTSQASQ; this is translated from the exons GCTGTTCCTCCAAGTCATTCAAGCTGTACTCGCCAAAGGAGCCCCCCAACGGCAACGCCTTTCCCCCCTTCCACCCAGGCACAATGCTGGATCGAGATGTGGG GCCGACTCCAATGTATCCTCCGACATACCTGGAGCCCGGGATAGG GAGACATACGCCGTATGGGAACCAGACAGACTACAGAATATTTGAGTTGAACAAACGTCTGCAAAATTGGACGGAG GAATGTGACAATCTCTGGTGGGACGCCTTCACCACGGAGTTCTTTGAAGATGACGCCATGCTGACCATCACTTTTTGCTTGGAAGACGGACCAAAGAGATACA CAATCGGGCGGACGCTGATTCCCCGCTATTTCCGCAGTATATTCGAAGGTGGCGCCACTGAGCTCTACTACGTCCTGAAGCACCCAAAGGAGTCATTCCACAATAACTTTGTCTCTTTGGACTGTGATCAGTGCACAATGGTCACACAGCACGGCAAGCCCATGTTCACACAG GTTTGCGTAGAGGGCAGGTTATACCTGGAGTTCATGTTTGATGACATGATGAGGATAAAAACGTGGCATTTCAGCATCCGGCAACATCGAGAGCTTATTCCCCGCAGTATCCTGGCCATGCAT gcCCAGGACCCCCAAATGTTGGACCAGTTGTCAAAGAACATCACAAGATGTGGACTTACAAACTCTACGCTTAACTACCTCCGG CTGTGTGTAATTCTGGAGCCCATGCAGGAGCTCATGTCCAGGCACAAGACATACAGTCTAAGCCCCAGAGACTGCTTAAAGACGTGTCTATTTCAGAAATGGCAACGGATGGTGGCGCCACCCG CCGAACCAGCCCGACAGGCTCCtaataagaggaggaaaaggaagatgtCAGGGGGGAGCACAATGAGCTCTGGAGGGGGCAACACAAACAACAGTAACAGTAAGAAGAAAAGTCCGGCCAGTACCTTCGCCCTCTCCAGCCAGGTACCT GATGTAATGGTGGTGGGCGAACCAACCCTTATGGGTGGAGAATTCGGGGATGAAGATGAGCGACTGATAACCCGCCTGGAGAACACTCAGTTTGATGCTGCCAATGGAATTGATGACGAGGATAGCTTCAATAACTCCCCCGCGTTAGGCGCCAACAGCCCCTGGAACAGCAAACCACCCTCAAGCCAAGAAAGCAAATCGGAGAACCCAACCTCACAGGCTTCACAGTAA